A single genomic interval of Haloterrigena salifodinae harbors:
- a CDS encoding complex I subunit 5 family protein has product MLIVLVAAVASLLLGRWPRVRIGVSLAGGAAYAVVVAAIDWYVVLAPDAPGAATYQVGDWPAPFGITLVVDGLSAFMLTMVAVLGIASLVFSTRVLPEIDRRSYYFPLFHFLALGVTGAFLTGDLFNLFVWFEVMLMASYIFVAYYGGPQHTRAAFWYVSLNLLASAVFLLGVGGIYATTGTLNMADLAQRLADPGAYGLEPAPVVGLFALLLSVFAIKAGLVPFQFWIPTAYRAAPPQISALLAGATKKVGIYAIIRLSFTVLADADVPVELAVPGVGTVVAGDSPLAFIGAVLFVMAAASILVGGIGAVGRDSIEGVLAYSSIGQVGFIALPVALAATTASAELRHLAVVAALVYALNHTLAKGLLFLAVGAIRSATGTSQLSDLGGLAGRSPPLAIGFFVGSLALVGIPPLSGFFGKFLVFDAAARAESAPLIVLLLTGSLLTIAYATRTWNRSFWGARTDAVEEASVDVVQVGVVLVLATAIVAVGVGFEPVYEFADAAASAALDSEAYVDAVDPVEPDDLGTGGGEH; this is encoded by the coding sequence ATGCTCATCGTGCTCGTCGCGGCCGTCGCGAGCCTCCTGCTCGGCCGGTGGCCGCGGGTCCGGATCGGCGTCAGCCTCGCGGGCGGCGCGGCTTACGCGGTCGTCGTCGCGGCGATCGACTGGTACGTCGTGCTCGCGCCGGACGCGCCGGGGGCCGCGACCTACCAGGTCGGCGACTGGCCGGCGCCGTTCGGCATCACGCTCGTCGTCGACGGGCTCTCGGCGTTCATGCTGACGATGGTCGCCGTCCTCGGGATCGCGTCGCTGGTCTTCTCGACGCGTGTCCTTCCCGAGATCGACCGCCGCAGTTACTACTTCCCGCTGTTTCACTTCCTGGCGCTGGGCGTCACCGGCGCCTTCCTCACCGGCGACCTGTTCAACCTCTTCGTCTGGTTCGAGGTCATGCTGATGGCCAGCTACATCTTCGTCGCCTACTACGGCGGCCCCCAGCACACCCGCGCGGCCTTCTGGTACGTCTCGCTGAACCTGCTCGCGAGCGCTGTCTTCCTGCTCGGCGTCGGCGGCATCTACGCGACGACGGGGACGCTCAACATGGCCGACCTCGCGCAGCGACTCGCCGACCCCGGCGCCTACGGGCTCGAGCCCGCGCCGGTCGTCGGCCTCTTCGCCCTGTTGCTGTCGGTGTTCGCGATCAAGGCCGGCCTCGTCCCCTTCCAGTTCTGGATCCCGACGGCCTACCGGGCCGCGCCGCCCCAGATCTCGGCCCTACTGGCCGGCGCGACCAAGAAGGTCGGCATCTACGCGATCATCCGCCTCTCGTTTACCGTCCTCGCGGACGCGGACGTGCCGGTCGAACTCGCCGTGCCGGGCGTCGGAACCGTCGTCGCCGGCGACTCACCGCTCGCGTTCATCGGAGCGGTGCTGTTCGTCATGGCCGCCGCGAGCATCCTCGTCGGCGGGATCGGCGCCGTCGGCCGGGACTCCATCGAGGGCGTCCTCGCCTATTCGAGCATCGGGCAGGTCGGCTTCATCGCCCTCCCGGTCGCCCTCGCGGCGACGACTGCGAGCGCCGAGTTGCGCCACCTCGCCGTCGTCGCCGCGCTGGTGTACGCGCTCAACCACACGCTGGCGAAGGGGCTGTTGTTCCTGGCGGTCGGCGCGATCCGGTCGGCGACCGGGACGAGCCAACTCTCCGACCTCGGCGGACTGGCCGGCCGGTCGCCGCCGCTGGCGATCGGCTTCTTCGTCGGCTCGCTCGCCCTCGTCGGAATCCCGCCGCTGTCGGGCTTCTTCGGCAAGTTCCTCGTCTTCGATGCAGCGGCTCGAGCCGAGTCGGCGCCGCTGATCGTCCTCCTGTTGACGGGGTCGCTGTTGACCATCGCCTACGCGACGCGGACGTGGAACCGGAGCTTCTGGGGGGCCCGAACTGACGCCGTCGAGGAGGCGTCCGTCGACGTCGTGCAGGTGGGCGTCGTCCTCGTCCTCGCGACGGCCATCGTCGCGGTCGGCGTCGGCTTCGAACCGGTCTACGAGTTCGCCGACGCCGCCGCGTCGGCCGCGCTGGACAGCGAGGCGTACGTCGACGCGGTCGATCCGGTCGAGCCCGACGACCTCGGGACCGGAGGAGGTGAGCACTGA
- a CDS encoding Na+/H+ antiporter subunit E — MRVKTWPLAGAVFAVLWIFVRGPSLAPSALLGQFLFGLLVGLPTAFVFRRLYIERVDVARGMRALPAAGRYLAAFSWEVVRANIDVAYRVLSPGMPIEPEVILVPLRVETDLAVTTIANSITITPGTVTLDHDGETNALYVHAVDGRDPEAIVAPIRTWEDYALEMFDEEASPDDPAPRIVVSGGERDRGPAGEHGGENDE, encoded by the coding sequence ATGCGGGTCAAGACCTGGCCGCTGGCTGGCGCCGTCTTCGCCGTGCTGTGGATCTTCGTCCGCGGCCCGTCGCTGGCGCCGTCGGCGCTCCTCGGCCAGTTTCTCTTCGGGTTGCTCGTCGGCCTCCCGACGGCGTTCGTCTTCCGACGGCTGTACATCGAGCGGGTCGACGTCGCTCGGGGGATGCGTGCGCTCCCCGCCGCTGGACGCTACCTCGCGGCCTTCTCCTGGGAGGTCGTCCGCGCGAACATAGACGTCGCCTATCGGGTGCTCTCGCCAGGAATGCCGATCGAACCCGAGGTGATCCTCGTGCCGCTCCGGGTCGAGACGGATCTGGCGGTCACGACCATCGCCAACAGCATCACGATCACGCCCGGGACGGTCACGCTCGATCACGACGGGGAGACCAACGCCCTGTACGTTCACGCGGTCGACGGCCGCGACCCCGAGGCGATCGTCGCGCCGATTCGGACGTGGGAGGACTACGCCCTCGAGATGTTCGACGAGGAGGCCTCGCCCGACGACCCGGCGCCGCGGATCGTCGTCTCCGGCGGGGAAAGAGACAGGGGCCCCGCCGGCGAACACGGAGGTGAGAACGATGAGTGA
- a CDS encoding monovalent cation/H+ antiporter complex subunit F: protein MSEAADPALLDAVVGGALILVSGLCVLCSYRVISGPTNPDRVVALDAIATNVVAIAVLFALQTDRGLFITVSLVLAIIGFIATVAAAKFITEGEVIDEP, encoded by the coding sequence ATGAGTGAAGCCGCCGACCCGGCGCTGCTCGACGCCGTCGTTGGCGGGGCGCTGATCCTCGTCAGCGGCCTCTGCGTGCTCTGTAGCTACCGCGTCATCTCCGGGCCGACGAACCCCGACCGGGTCGTCGCGCTGGACGCCATCGCGACGAACGTCGTCGCCATCGCCGTCCTCTTCGCCCTCCAGACCGACCGCGGGCTCTTCATCACGGTGAGTCTGGTGCTCGCGATCATTGGCTTCATCGCGACGGTCGCCGCCGCCAAGTTCATCACCGAAGGGGAGGTGATCGACGAACCATGA
- the mnhG gene encoding monovalent cation/H(+) antiporter subunit G, with product MIRTGLEIALIVVGVFFLTVGTIGMLRLPNVYNRMHATSKPTTLGTAAIFFAGFAHFGPGAEGLTALIGIVFLFLTVPTGAHMIARAAEQIGIPFEGSVTWPDASAVDRSDRAERAERTEKSDD from the coding sequence ATGATCCGAACCGGACTGGAGATCGCACTGATCGTCGTCGGCGTCTTCTTCCTGACGGTCGGCACCATCGGCATGCTCCGCCTGCCGAACGTCTACAACCGAATGCACGCGACGAGCAAGCCCACGACGCTGGGGACGGCGGCGATTTTCTTCGCCGGCTTCGCTCACTTCGGCCCCGGCGCGGAGGGGTTGACCGCGCTCATCGGGATCGTCTTCCTCTTCCTGACCGTCCCGACCGGCGCCCACATGATCGCCCGCGCCGCCGAGCAGATCGGCATCCCCTTCGAGGGCAGCGTCACCTGGCCCGACGCCTCGGCCGTCGACCGGTCCGACCGAGCCGAGCGGGCCGAACGCACGGAGAAGTCCGACGATTAG
- a CDS encoding SHOCT domain-containing protein, whose amino-acid sequence MNGSEGTARGRRTEDDLGTRLRENATGIASMLVTGLWLGAMFTGQDWWLAALLVGYIVVVPLVALVFGDEADRKEWLDDWTTDSSADIESDSDGDRTDAPADRRDALETLRDRYAAGKLTDDQFERKLERLLETGTLEDADEWVRGRDRDRGADGDGNGNGERDLEYDR is encoded by the coding sequence ATGAACGGGAGCGAGGGGACCGCTCGAGGACGGCGGACCGAGGACGATCTGGGAACTCGCCTTCGCGAGAACGCGACCGGGATCGCGTCGATGCTCGTGACCGGCCTGTGGCTCGGCGCAATGTTCACGGGACAGGACTGGTGGCTCGCCGCCCTGTTGGTCGGCTACATCGTCGTCGTCCCGCTGGTCGCCCTCGTGTTCGGTGACGAGGCCGACCGAAAGGAGTGGCTGGACGACTGGACGACCGACTCGAGTGCGGACATCGAGTCCGATTCCGACGGCGACCGAACGGACGCGCCGGCGGATCGCCGTGACGCCCTCGAGACGCTCCGCGATCGCTACGCCGCGGGCAAGTTGACCGACGACCAGTTCGAGCGCAAACTCGAGCGGTTGTTAGAGACAGGGACGCTCGAGGACGCCGACGAGTGGGTTCGCGGGCGCGACCGCGATCGAGGAGCGGACGGGGATGGGAATGGAAACGGGGAGCGAGACCTCGAGTACGATCGTTGA
- a CDS encoding DHH family phosphoesterase: protein MGNCIICGTAVDGEICESHEEDAVFEFRGTSASELTPGRYYRGVVDGYADFGVFVDIGDHVTGLLHRSELDRRLESLDWESGDEVFVQVLDVRDNGNVDLGWSIRQREREFRGHLIDTGDDEVRPEDLEDDVGSDSDSGTDPSADAESETETDSEPVANEDPAAGDLQAAADDTGSSDETGAPNASETVAAGSGSGGVATETAATGSTAATDDAADAEPESEPALKRTTIEAIEDQVGSVVRLEGEITGVRQTSGPTVFELRDETATVECAAFEEAGVRAYPDVDIDDVVALEGEVERHHGDLQIETETLEILEGEDREAVRDRLEESIEREARPAEIDLLADHDAVAAVEDGLSDAATAIRRAVVEARPIVVRHSATADGYVAGAAIERAALPLIREKHTREDAEYHYFERRPLDGRVYDMDAATSDVTSMLEARDRHGEQLPLVVVVDAGSTEESIDGYDLLSLYDAETVVIDDSRADEEIADAVSVAVAPSLAGVDVSDLTSTALAANVAAHVNGDVRDDLVHLPAVSYWEDTPEAYVDLATEAGYDETAVSDRREAVALEAFYQSYKDKRELVIDLLFGDEETGRNGDLAAHVSEQFRAKLDTELETARENLETERVDGVTVAVLDTDAFTHRYNFPTTKLLLDALHRRQRDEGPFVTLGVGDDELHVRATESLNVRELGDAIDDAVPNGGVSVVGGQDGHVEFLPGERDAVRDAALEALGETLA from the coding sequence ATGGGTAACTGTATCATCTGTGGCACAGCTGTCGACGGTGAAATCTGCGAGAGTCACGAGGAGGACGCGGTCTTCGAATTTCGCGGCACGTCCGCCTCGGAGCTCACCCCCGGTCGCTACTACCGGGGCGTCGTCGACGGCTACGCCGACTTCGGTGTCTTCGTCGACATCGGAGACCACGTAACCGGTCTGTTGCACAGGAGCGAACTCGACCGACGACTGGAGAGCCTCGACTGGGAGTCCGGCGACGAGGTCTTCGTTCAGGTCCTCGACGTTCGGGACAACGGCAACGTCGACCTCGGCTGGTCGATCCGCCAGCGCGAACGCGAGTTCCGCGGCCACCTGATCGACACGGGCGACGACGAGGTTCGTCCCGAGGATCTCGAGGACGACGTCGGATCCGATTCCGATTCCGGCACCGACCCCAGCGCCGACGCTGAGTCCGAAACCGAGACCGACTCGGAACCCGTCGCCAACGAGGACCCCGCCGCCGGCGACCTGCAGGCGGCCGCCGACGACACGGGGTCGTCCGACGAGACCGGCGCGCCGAACGCGAGCGAAACCGTCGCCGCCGGGAGCGGCAGCGGCGGCGTCGCCACCGAGACGGCCGCGACCGGCTCGACCGCGGCGACCGACGACGCGGCCGACGCCGAACCCGAGTCCGAACCGGCGCTCAAGCGCACGACGATCGAGGCCATCGAAGACCAGGTCGGCAGCGTCGTTCGCCTCGAGGGCGAGATCACCGGCGTCCGCCAGACCAGCGGCCCAACCGTCTTCGAACTTCGCGACGAGACGGCCACTGTCGAGTGCGCCGCCTTCGAGGAGGCCGGCGTCCGCGCCTACCCCGACGTCGACATCGACGACGTCGTCGCGCTGGAGGGCGAGGTCGAACGCCACCACGGCGACCTTCAAATCGAGACGGAGACCCTCGAGATCCTCGAGGGCGAGGACCGCGAGGCCGTCCGCGACCGACTCGAGGAATCGATCGAACGCGAGGCCCGACCGGCCGAGATCGACCTGCTGGCCGACCACGACGCCGTCGCCGCCGTTGAGGACGGCCTCTCTGACGCCGCGACCGCGATCCGACGCGCCGTCGTCGAGGCCCGACCGATCGTCGTCCGCCACAGCGCGACCGCCGACGGCTACGTCGCCGGCGCCGCCATCGAGCGGGCCGCCCTCCCGCTGATCCGCGAGAAGCACACCCGCGAGGACGCGGAGTACCACTACTTCGAACGGCGCCCGCTCGACGGCCGCGTCTACGACATGGACGCCGCCACCAGCGACGTCACCTCGATGCTCGAGGCCCGCGACCGCCACGGCGAGCAACTGCCGCTGGTCGTCGTCGTCGACGCCGGCTCGACCGAGGAGTCGATCGACGGCTACGACCTGCTCTCGCTGTACGACGCCGAGACGGTCGTCATCGATGACAGCCGCGCCGACGAGGAGATCGCCGACGCCGTCTCCGTGGCCGTCGCGCCCTCGCTCGCCGGCGTCGACGTCTCCGATCTGACGTCGACCGCGCTGGCCGCCAACGTCGCCGCCCACGTCAACGGCGACGTCCGCGACGACCTCGTTCACCTCCCCGCGGTCAGCTACTGGGAGGACACCCCCGAGGCGTACGTCGACCTCGCGACCGAGGCCGGCTACGACGAGACCGCGGTCTCGGACCGACGGGAAGCCGTCGCCCTCGAGGCCTTCTACCAGTCGTACAAGGACAAGCGCGAACTCGTCATCGACCTGCTGTTCGGCGACGAGGAGACGGGCCGAAACGGCGATCTGGCCGCCCACGTCTCCGAGCAGTTCCGCGCGAAACTCGACACCGAACTCGAGACGGCTCGGGAGAACCTAGAGACCGAGCGGGTCGACGGCGTCACCGTCGCCGTGCTCGACACCGACGCGTTCACCCACCGGTACAACTTCCCGACGACGAAACTGCTGCTCGACGCGCTCCACCGTCGACAGCGCGACGAGGGGCCGTTCGTGACTCTCGGCGTCGGCGACGACGAACTGCACGTCCGCGCGACCGAGTCGCTGAACGTCCGCGAACTCGGTGACGCAATCGACGACGCGGTTCCCAACGGAGGGGTCAGCGTCGTCGGCGGGCAGGACGGCCACGTAGAGTTCCTGCCCGGCGAACGCGATGCCGTCCGCGATGCCGCGCTCGAGGCGCTCGGCGAGACGCTCGCGTAA
- a CDS encoding thiolase family protein — translation MTRTGSAPAALDVASGRDVAIAGAAMTPFGRRDASLLELLAEAGENCLADGPVGADAVDHLFVARSGGAYEGQSGLAGALTSELGVRPAHAAAIEQTSASGAAAVYEAWKAIASGACEVALAVGGERMTHLSTATATDIVSGITHPAEYKHGITVPSFAGLTARRYLERYDAPRTALAEVAVKNHAHGVANPKAHFRREIDVATVLESPVVADPLRLYDFCPISDGSAALLLAAESALEGDDHVRVDGIAGATGTHVVHERDDLTAMSAVVDAGRRVYDRAGRRPEDIDLLEVHDMFTILELLQLEGLGVADRGESWQLVERGATERDGELPVNTSGGLKSKGHPIAASGVAQLVELYDQLTGRAGDRQIDGDVGMACNVGGFGNCAIATILSAP, via the coding sequence GTGACGCGAACTGGTTCCGCGCCCGCCGCGCTTGACGTCGCTTCCGGTCGGGACGTCGCGATCGCGGGCGCCGCGATGACGCCGTTCGGGCGGCGCGACGCCTCGCTGCTGGAACTGTTAGCCGAGGCCGGAGAAAACTGTCTCGCGGACGGGCCCGTCGGTGCGGACGCGGTCGACCACCTCTTCGTCGCCCGCTCGGGCGGCGCCTACGAGGGCCAGAGCGGGCTCGCCGGCGCACTCACGAGCGAACTCGGCGTCCGGCCGGCCCACGCCGCGGCGATCGAGCAGACGTCGGCCTCCGGCGCAGCGGCCGTCTACGAGGCGTGGAAGGCGATCGCGTCGGGAGCCTGCGAGGTCGCGCTCGCGGTCGGCGGCGAGCGCATGACCCACCTCTCGACGGCGACGGCGACTGACATCGTCTCCGGGATCACCCACCCCGCGGAGTACAAACACGGGATCACGGTCCCCTCGTTCGCGGGGCTGACCGCGCGCCGGTATCTCGAGCGGTACGACGCACCCCGAACGGCGCTCGCGGAGGTCGCGGTCAAGAACCACGCGCACGGCGTCGCCAACCCGAAGGCGCACTTCCGCCGCGAGATCGATGTGGCGACGGTCTTGGAGTCGCCCGTGGTCGCCGATCCGCTCCGGCTGTACGACTTCTGTCCGATCTCGGACGGATCGGCGGCGCTGTTGCTCGCCGCTGAGAGCGCGCTCGAGGGCGACGACCACGTCCGCGTCGACGGGATCGCCGGCGCAACGGGAACCCACGTCGTCCACGAGCGAGACGACCTAACCGCTATGAGCGCGGTCGTCGACGCCGGCCGCCGGGTCTACGACCGCGCCGGTCGGCGTCCCGAGGACATCGACCTCCTCGAGGTCCACGACATGTTCACGATCCTCGAACTCCTCCAGCTCGAGGGACTGGGCGTCGCGGACCGCGGAGAGTCCTGGCAGCTGGTCGAACGTGGCGCGACCGAGCGCGACGGCGAACTGCCGGTCAACACGTCCGGCGGATTGAAATCCAAGGGCCATCCGATCGCCGCATCGGGCGTCGCACAGCTCGTCGAGCTCTACGATCAGCTGACCGGACGAGCCGGCGACCGACAGATCGACGGCGACGTCGGAATGGCCTGTAACGTCGGCGGTTTCGGCAATTGCGCGATCGCGACGATCCTGTCCGCCCCGTGA
- a CDS encoding quinone oxidoreductase family protein, protein MRAIRVPAYGEPAVLEPADVSEPTPDATAVRIDVAAAGINFADLAKRRGTYPDGPTPPYVPGIEVAGQIAEAGDRTDLEPGDAVAAYVPRGGYAESVVVTADRAFPVPDGLSLREAAAVPIQWVTAHNALFEWGGLETAGADDGPERVLVHAGAGGVGSAAVQLAAAAGAEVFATASTTSKRKFAADLGADHAIAYDAVPDVIEERAEGVDLVLDGVGGDAFDRSVEALALGGRIVAYGLASGEVPTVSTPELLFGNHSVIGYHLGEAVERQPERVYTALEPLDSLLSSRDVEVVVDRTFSLEEAAAAHEYVRNRRSRGKVLLEP, encoded by the coding sequence ATGCGAGCTATTCGCGTTCCGGCGTACGGAGAGCCGGCGGTGTTAGAACCCGCCGACGTCTCGGAGCCGACGCCGGATGCGACGGCAGTCCGAATCGACGTCGCGGCCGCCGGGATCAACTTCGCCGATCTCGCGAAACGACGAGGAACCTATCCAGACGGGCCGACGCCGCCGTACGTGCCCGGCATCGAGGTCGCCGGACAGATCGCCGAGGCGGGCGACCGAACCGACCTCGAGCCGGGGGACGCGGTCGCGGCCTACGTCCCGCGGGGCGGCTACGCCGAGTCGGTCGTCGTCACAGCCGACAGGGCGTTTCCCGTCCCCGACGGGCTCTCGCTGCGAGAGGCCGCCGCCGTTCCGATCCAATGGGTGACGGCGCACAACGCGCTCTTCGAGTGGGGCGGCCTCGAGACCGCCGGCGCCGACGACGGACCCGAACGGGTACTCGTCCACGCGGGCGCCGGCGGCGTCGGATCGGCGGCCGTCCAGCTCGCCGCGGCGGCCGGCGCCGAGGTGTTCGCGACCGCGAGCACGACATCGAAACGCAAGTTCGCGGCCGATCTCGGCGCCGATCACGCGATCGCTTACGACGCGGTCCCCGACGTGATCGAGGAGCGCGCCGAGGGAGTCGATCTGGTACTCGACGGCGTCGGCGGCGACGCCTTCGACCGGAGCGTGGAGGCGCTCGCGCTCGGCGGCCGGATCGTCGCGTACGGATTGGCCAGCGGCGAGGTGCCGACGGTATCGACCCCCGAACTGCTCTTCGGCAATCACAGCGTGATCGGCTATCACCTGGGAGAAGCCGTCGAACGCCAGCCCGAACGGGTGTACACGGCGCTCGAGCCGCTGGACTCGCTGCTGTCGTCGAGGGACGTCGAAGTCGTCGTCGATCGGACCTTCTCCCTGGAGGAGGCGGCGGCGGCACACGAATACGTCCGGAACCGTCGGAGCCGCGGGAAAGTGCTCCTGGAACCGTGA
- a CDS encoding metal-dependent hydrolase codes for MQVTWHGHSTWHVTVGETELLIDPFFDNPKTDLEPADVDEPDYVLLTHGHADHIAHAGEFSDATLVATPELVSYCEDEFGFADAVGGMGMNLGGTVDCGDAYVSMVRADHTNGIMTENDKSGGMPAGFVVSDTKPTQIADEESTTFYHAGDTSLMSEMKDVIGPYLEPDAAAVPMGDHFTMGPQQAAIAVDWLDVDVAFPQHYDTFPPIEQDPADFESEVAGTGSDADVVVLEGDESYELDG; via the coding sequence ATGCAAGTCACCTGGCACGGCCACTCGACGTGGCACGTCACCGTAGGGGAGACGGAGCTGCTGATCGATCCGTTCTTCGACAATCCGAAGACGGACCTCGAGCCGGCCGACGTCGACGAGCCCGATTACGTGTTGCTGACGCACGGCCACGCCGACCACATCGCCCACGCCGGCGAGTTCTCGGACGCGACGCTCGTCGCGACGCCGGAACTGGTCTCCTACTGCGAGGACGAGTTCGGCTTCGCGGACGCCGTCGGCGGGATGGGGATGAACCTCGGCGGCACCGTCGACTGTGGCGACGCGTACGTCAGCATGGTCCGTGCCGACCACACCAACGGGATCATGACTGAAAACGACAAGAGCGGCGGCATGCCCGCCGGCTTCGTCGTCTCGGACACGAAGCCGACGCAGATCGCGGACGAGGAGTCGACGACGTTCTATCACGCCGGCGACACCAGCCTGATGAGCGAGATGAAAGACGTCATCGGCCCGTATCTCGAGCCCGATGCCGCCGCGGTCCCGATGGGCGATCACTTCACGATGGGGCCCCAGCAGGCTGCCATCGCTGTCGACTGGCTCGACGTCGACGTCGCCTTCCCGCAGCACTACGACACCTTCCCGCCGATCGAGCAGGATCCCGCCGACTTCGAGAGCGAGGTCGCGGGCACCGGCAGCGACGCCGACGTCGTCGTCCTCGAGGGCGACGAGTCCTACGAACTCGACGGATAG
- a CDS encoding cytochrome ubiquinol oxidase subunit I: protein MSVRIPVSAIGDSAADLVATIAFLSPELASRIQFGWTITVHILFASLSIGLAPFLVYVTVQEVRTGDRRYARLREFWTKVFGVGFVMGTVTGIPMGFMFGTNFGSFSTTVGELLGGPLSFEVKMAFFLEAVSLGVLLFGRERVSDRFYVLSSVLVGVGAWLSAFWVLVVNSWMQTPRGYEIVTEGGTSVARLTDPVAAFFNPRFPWMYVHMQNASIIAVTLLVAGVAAYFVRTNRESDAWRTALRLAVVVLLVTSAFQAVHGDAYGRHVADTQPHKFAAMEAHYETGQADLHLVAIPTDPEAITDPRAENLYTISIPHAASFLASGGDPTAEVTGLDDFEFESPPVAIVFWSFRLMVGLGFWFIALGAWGTYRYWRGDLAEADRYLQVLTASAPLGFVALLTGWYVTEIGRQPWLVQGVLRTAEGVSPSLTSTEATLTLLGFVVGYLGLLAAFLLVCKGFVDEERDRCGVGDRDDTDGTTDGRPREVTADD, encoded by the coding sequence ATGTCTGTCCGGATACCGGTATCAGCGATCGGGGACTCTGCCGCCGATCTCGTAGCCACGATAGCGTTTTTGAGTCCGGAGTTGGCTAGTCGAATCCAGTTCGGTTGGACGATCACGGTCCACATTCTCTTCGCGTCGCTCTCAATCGGACTTGCACCATTTCTCGTCTACGTTACCGTCCAAGAGGTTCGAACGGGCGACCGACGGTACGCGCGCCTCCGGGAGTTTTGGACGAAGGTCTTCGGCGTCGGTTTCGTCATGGGCACCGTTACCGGCATCCCGATGGGGTTCATGTTCGGGACGAACTTCGGCTCGTTCTCGACGACCGTCGGCGAGCTACTCGGTGGGCCCCTCTCGTTCGAGGTGAAGATGGCGTTCTTCCTCGAGGCGGTTTCCCTCGGCGTCTTGCTGTTCGGTCGCGAGCGCGTCTCCGACCGGTTCTACGTCCTGTCGTCGGTGCTGGTCGGGGTCGGTGCGTGGCTGTCGGCATTTTGGGTGCTCGTCGTCAATTCCTGGATGCAGACGCCGCGAGGGTACGAAATCGTAACCGAGGGCGGCACGTCGGTCGCGCGACTCACCGATCCCGTAGCGGCGTTTTTCAACCCGCGATTTCCGTGGATGTACGTCCACATGCAAAATGCCTCGATCATCGCCGTCACGCTGCTCGTCGCGGGCGTCGCCGCGTACTTCGTCCGGACGAACCGCGAGAGCGACGCCTGGCGAACGGCCCTCCGACTGGCCGTCGTCGTCCTGCTCGTGACGTCGGCGTTTCAGGCCGTCCACGGGGACGCATACGGCCGCCACGTGGCCGACACGCAACCTCACAAGTTCGCCGCGATGGAAGCCCACTACGAGACCGGGCAGGCCGATCTTCACCTCGTCGCGATCCCGACCGACCCCGAGGCGATCACGGATCCACGGGCGGAGAACCTTTATACCATCAGCATCCCGCACGCGGCCTCGTTCCTCGCCAGCGGTGGTGATCCGACCGCCGAGGTGACCGGACTCGACGACTTCGAGTTCGAGTCGCCGCCGGTCGCGATCGTGTTCTGGTCGTTCCGTCTGATGGTCGGTCTCGGGTTCTGGTTCATCGCCCTCGGCGCGTGGGGAACCTACCGGTACTGGCGGGGCGACCTCGCCGAGGCCGATCGCTACCTGCAGGTACTGACGGCGTCGGCGCCGCTCGGATTCGTGGCGCTGCTCACCGGCTGGTACGTCACCGAGATCGGGCGACAACCCTGGCTCGTACAGGGCGTGTTGAGGACGGCCGAGGGCGTCTCGCCGTCGCTGACGTCGACCGAAGCGACGCTGACGCTGCTCGGGTTCGTCGTCGGGTACCTCGGCTTGCTCGCCGCGTTCCTGCTCGTCTGCAAGGGGTTCGTCGACGAGGAACGCGATCGCTGCGGTGTCGGAGACCGCGACGACACCGACGGTACTACCGACGGGCGACCACGCGAGGTGACCGCCGATGACTGA